In Stenotrophomonas sp. 610A2, one DNA window encodes the following:
- a CDS encoding cation diffusion facilitator family transporter — MGSQPLTPPPRTRRESACAALCVALAGAPVARSSGSRFVIYVALAGNLGIAVAKFIAAAISGSSAMLSEGVHSLVDTTNEVLLLHGLNRAQQPPDRAHPLGHGRELYFWSFIVAVLVFALGAGVSLYQGIIHLRDPEPIANPSIAYIVLGVSLLFEGTSWWVALREFRAGKGRYGYFEAFRRSKDPSTFTVLLEDSAALLGLLIALAGLVAAQWLQMPELDALASIGIAVVLAVAAFLLARETKGLLIGEPAHPELGEALLQLAAADPDVESANGILTIQVGPNQVLAALSAAFDDRCSTPQIEACVARIEQAARRQHPEIVALFVKPQTPEAWQARLAALEAPSTSNM; from the coding sequence CTGGGGTCACAGCCGCTCACACCACCGCCACGCACGCGGCGGGAAAGTGCCTGCGCGGCACTGTGCGTCGCGTTGGCAGGAGCTCCCGTGGCAAGAAGCAGCGGCTCGCGATTCGTCATCTATGTGGCGCTGGCCGGCAATCTGGGAATTGCCGTTGCAAAGTTCATCGCCGCGGCAATTTCCGGCAGCTCGGCCATGCTCAGCGAAGGCGTGCATTCGCTGGTGGACACCACCAATGAAGTCCTGCTGCTGCACGGTCTCAATCGCGCCCAGCAACCTCCGGACCGCGCACATCCACTCGGCCATGGGCGCGAGCTGTACTTCTGGAGCTTCATCGTTGCCGTGCTGGTATTCGCCTTGGGCGCGGGTGTTTCGCTGTACCAGGGCATCATCCATCTGCGCGACCCCGAACCCATCGCCAACCCCAGCATCGCCTACATCGTGCTCGGCGTCTCACTGCTGTTCGAAGGCACCTCGTGGTGGGTGGCGCTGCGCGAGTTCCGCGCCGGCAAGGGCCGCTACGGCTATTTCGAAGCCTTCCGCCGCAGCAAGGACCCGAGCACGTTCACCGTACTGCTGGAAGACAGCGCCGCGCTGCTCGGCCTGTTGATCGCCTTGGCCGGACTGGTCGCTGCGCAGTGGCTGCAGATGCCTGAATTGGACGCGTTGGCCTCGATCGGCATCGCCGTGGTGCTTGCGGTAGCCGCTTTCCTGCTGGCGCGTGAAACCAAGGGCCTGCTGATCGGCGAGCCGGCCCACCCTGAACTGGGTGAGGCCCTGCTGCAGTTGGCCGCAGCCGACCCGGACGTGGAGAGCGCCAACGGCATCCTGACCATCCAGGTCGGCCCGAACCAGGTGCTGGCAGCGCTCAGTGCGGCATTCGATGACCGTTGCAGCACGCCGCAGATCGAAGCCTGCGTGGCCCGCATCGAGCAGGCGGCGCGGCGCCAGCACCCGGAAATCGTGGCCTTGTTCGTCAAACCACAGACACCGGAGGCCTGGCAGGCCCGCCTGGCGGCGCTGGAGGCGCCATCGACCAGCAACATGTGA
- a CDS encoding zinc ribbon domain-containing protein YjdM — protein MSVTSCPQCSLENVYADGALWICADCGHEWTAGEAAESTMVVRDSNGNVLVAGDTVTVIKDLKVKGSSIPLKQGTVIRNIRLVEDDAENIEGNSEKIKGLVLKTCFLRKA, from the coding sequence ATGTCTGTTACTTCCTGCCCGCAGTGTTCGCTGGAAAATGTCTATGCCGATGGCGCGCTGTGGATCTGCGCTGATTGCGGCCATGAGTGGACCGCTGGCGAAGCGGCCGAATCCACTATGGTGGTGCGCGACAGCAACGGCAATGTGCTGGTGGCTGGCGATACCGTTACCGTGATCAAGGACCTGAAGGTGAAGGGCTCATCGATCCCGCTCAAGCAGGGCACGGTGATCCGCAACATCCGCCTGGTCGAAGACGATGCCGAAAACATCGAAGGCAACTCGGAAAAGATCAAGGGTCTGGTGCTGAAGACCTGTTTCCTTCGCAAGGCCTGA
- a CDS encoding oxidoreductase-like domain-containing protein, whose translation MNELPVPVPATADPDPRPQPPEAPGPNECCGSGCPLCVLDLYTDELLLYRQRLAEWLERHPEAQA comes from the coding sequence ATGAACGAATTGCCTGTCCCAGTCCCCGCAACTGCAGATCCCGACCCGCGCCCGCAACCACCGGAAGCACCTGGTCCGAACGAGTGCTGTGGCAGCGGCTGCCCGCTGTGCGTACTGGATCTGTATACCGACGAATTGCTGCTCTACCGGCAGCGGCTGGCCGAATGGCTTGAACGCCATCCCGAAGCGCAGGCCTGA
- a CDS encoding DUF4097 family beta strand repeat-containing protein has protein sequence MKACMRHLIATALLLAPLTSAFAQTAVNRSLPLSSGGRVELSNVAGSVTVRGWDRNEVQLTGSLGEGQRLEVESSANRVALKVVYPQNSRSSRGAVLELRVPRAAQLQTSTVSAGVDVAEVDLRRLQSSTVSGSITANGRAGEAELTTVSGAIRSQLQTSRLETRTVSGGINAAGASGGEVSANSVSGGITLDLAKVQRLSAESVSGSLGVRSAGLQPGGRVNLETVSGSVSLGLPANTSAQLKVSTFSGSIRSDVGQVESPRYGPGKSLDARIGGGDGDISIQSHSGGVRVSLDR, from the coding sequence ATGAAAGCTTGCATGCGCCATCTGATCGCCACCGCCCTGCTGCTGGCCCCGCTGACCAGCGCGTTCGCGCAGACCGCGGTCAACCGTAGCCTGCCCTTGTCCAGCGGCGGCCGCGTGGAACTGAGCAATGTGGCTGGTTCGGTCACCGTACGTGGCTGGGACCGCAACGAGGTACAACTGACCGGTTCGCTGGGCGAAGGCCAGCGACTTGAAGTGGAGAGCAGCGCCAATCGCGTGGCGTTGAAGGTGGTCTACCCACAGAACAGCCGCAGCAGCCGCGGTGCGGTGCTGGAACTGCGTGTGCCGCGCGCTGCGCAGCTGCAGACCAGTACCGTCAGTGCCGGAGTGGACGTGGCCGAGGTGGACCTGCGTCGTCTGCAGAGCAGCACCGTCAGCGGCAGCATCACGGCCAATGGTCGTGCCGGTGAGGCGGAGTTGACCACGGTCAGCGGCGCGATCCGCTCGCAGCTGCAGACCTCGCGGCTGGAGACCAGGACGGTCAGCGGTGGCATCAATGCGGCGGGTGCCAGCGGTGGTGAGGTCTCGGCCAATAGCGTGTCGGGCGGGATCACCCTGGATCTGGCCAAGGTGCAACGGCTCAGTGCCGAGTCGGTATCCGGCAGCCTTGGCGTGCGCAGTGCGGGCCTGCAGCCGGGCGGCCGGGTGAATCTGGAGACGGTGAGTGGCTCGGTTTCACTGGGCCTGCCGGCCAATACTTCGGCGCAGCTGAAGGTCAGCACTTTCAGCGGCAGCATCCGCTCCGACGTAGGCCAGGTGGAGAGCCCGCGCTACGGGCCGGGCAAGAGCCTGGATGCACGGATCGGTGGCGGCGATGGTGATATTTCCATCCAGTCGCATTCGGGCGGCGTGCGGGTGAGCCTGGATCGCTGA
- a CDS encoding HD domain-containing protein produces the protein MNDLLQTLPPPLLAELKTAYAQPPRAYHNFGHVQALLQHYRDVAAGPGWQQPLEVLLAVLYHDAIYEAGRGDNETRSAQLAASAIKRWLPDTEVDVARVILLIELTARHGSLDGAELDADAALFLDSDMAILAAPDAVFDAYDRGIAEEYQGKVPGFLFRLNRRRFLKKVLQQPRIFFSAFFHERYDAAARANLRRATA, from the coding sequence ATGAACGATTTGCTGCAGACCCTGCCGCCGCCGCTGCTGGCCGAGCTGAAAACCGCCTACGCGCAGCCGCCGCGTGCGTATCACAACTTTGGCCATGTGCAGGCGCTGCTGCAGCACTACCGCGATGTCGCCGCTGGCCCCGGCTGGCAGCAGCCGTTGGAGGTGCTGCTGGCGGTGCTTTACCACGACGCCATCTACGAGGCGGGGCGCGGCGACAACGAGACGCGCTCGGCGCAGCTGGCCGCGTCCGCGATCAAGCGTTGGCTGCCGGATACCGAAGTGGACGTAGCGCGGGTGATCCTGCTGATCGAACTCACCGCGCGCCATGGCAGCCTGGATGGCGCAGAGCTGGATGCGGATGCCGCGCTGTTCCTGGACAGCGACATGGCGATCCTGGCTGCGCCGGACGCGGTATTTGATGCCTATGACCGTGGCATCGCCGAGGAGTACCAGGGCAAGGTGCCGGGCTTCCTGTTCCGGCTCAACCGGCGACGCTTCCTGAAGAAGGTATTGCAGCAGCCGCGTATCTTCTTCAGCGCGTTCTTCCATGAACGTTACGATGCGGCGGCACGCGCCAATCTGCGCCGGGCCACGGCCTGA
- a CDS encoding Hsp70 family protein codes for MKLGIDFGTSNSAAAAHIDGKVVPVSFGDAQQFRTTVYFPEVMRDPNDFELTPALEAQVEDLIESGRRDARAVGNARTHEQLRSDAIRVLRRQWMEERIREPRSSTALLQNAVYGDDALEAYFEENEGNLVQSPKSMLGYNLHPRAKQTITGIATHILEHIRLTASRQLQSNVRSALLGRPVQFRSSIGAAGNDQALDILRSAAMAAGFDEVDFLEEPAAAAMHYHAVSSERHEAVIVDVGGGTTDIAHASVGGNTAPQIHRAWGIARGGTDIDLALSLAGYMPLFGRGITRVPAHHYVEAAMVQDMTRQRDFRQHNYDSVDLPYGPRLQALQDTGNTARLYRAVEQCKIALSSQPRHNSVLDFIEAGLFVDIYAPHLASAAGGYLGEFETLLQQVRADIGHDPAAVFLTGGMSRAGYIQQAAAAAFPTAKLVHGDPSFGVVQGLALAATTNDAVAGL; via the coding sequence ATGAAACTCGGCATCGACTTTGGCACCAGCAACTCGGCCGCCGCCGCGCACATCGACGGCAAGGTAGTCCCGGTCAGTTTTGGCGACGCCCAGCAGTTCCGCACCACGGTGTACTTCCCCGAAGTGATGCGCGACCCCAATGATTTCGAGCTGACCCCGGCACTGGAAGCGCAGGTCGAGGACCTGATCGAGTCCGGCCGCCGCGACGCCCGCGCCGTCGGCAATGCACGTACCCACGAGCAGCTGCGCAGCGATGCCATCCGCGTGTTGCGCCGGCAATGGATGGAAGAGCGCATCCGCGAACCGCGCAGCTCCACCGCCCTGCTGCAGAACGCCGTCTACGGTGACGACGCACTGGAAGCCTACTTCGAAGAGAACGAAGGCAACCTGGTGCAGAGCCCGAAGTCGATGCTGGGCTACAACCTGCATCCGCGCGCCAAGCAGACCATCACCGGCATCGCCACGCACATCCTTGAGCACATCCGCCTGACCGCCTCGCGCCAGCTGCAAAGCAACGTGCGCAGCGCCCTGCTCGGGCGGCCGGTGCAGTTCCGCAGCTCGATTGGCGCGGCCGGCAACGACCAGGCGCTGGATATCCTGCGCAGCGCAGCGATGGCGGCGGGCTTCGACGAAGTGGACTTCCTTGAAGAGCCGGCTGCTGCAGCCATGCATTACCACGCGGTCAGCAGCGAACGCCACGAAGCAGTGATCGTCGACGTCGGCGGCGGTACCACCGACATCGCCCATGCCAGCGTTGGTGGCAACACCGCGCCGCAGATTCACCGCGCCTGGGGTATTGCCCGTGGTGGTACCGACATCGATCTGGCCCTGAGCCTGGCCGGCTACATGCCGCTGTTTGGCCGCGGCATCACCCGCGTGCCCGCGCACCACTATGTGGAAGCGGCAATGGTGCAGGACATGACCCGCCAGCGTGATTTCCGCCAGCACAACTACGACTCGGTCGATCTACCGTATGGCCCGCGCCTGCAGGCGCTGCAGGACACCGGCAATACCGCGCGCCTATACCGCGCGGTGGAGCAGTGCAAGATCGCCTTGAGCAGCCAGCCGCGCCACAACAGCGTGCTGGATTTCATCGAAGCCGGACTATTCGTCGACATCTATGCGCCGCACCTGGCCTCGGCTGCCGGTGGCTATCTGGGTGAGTTTGAAACCTTGTTGCAGCAGGTACGTGCCGATATCGGCCACGACCCGGCGGCGGTGTTCCTGACCGGCGGCATGTCGCGCGCCGGTTACATCCAGCAGGCCGCTGCCGCAGCCTTCCCTACTGCCAAGCTGGTGCACGGCGACCCGTCGTTTGGTGTGGTGCAGGGGCTGGCGCTGGCGGCGACAACGAATGACGCGGTTGCAGGTTTGTAG
- a CDS encoding tetratricopeptide repeat protein, whose protein sequence is MIGWNALVLLAASSVAFAAPPTPFAPAPAPVTVPTPEQVMAIPPEIHAQLQERVIKVANSPEQRLHLLVELVFRPEGLALEYETAATLTVAETWQRRRANCLSFTLLFVALAREVGLEARMQEVGQVVTWYQDQGLIFNAGHVNVGMRVGGRSATLDLDSNVLYDRRGPQPISDRRALAHFYNNRGAEQLAARDYAGARAYFDAALRMEPRFAPGWSNLGVLESRVNDLDAAARDLETALSINASHAPALQNATNLYQRMGNSRRVAQLQTRLEQVRARDPFYQYMQGTAAERAGNYATAVHYYREAVRLYGNAHQFHFGLARAYFLSGDNHLAMREMKRARDLGGDPMRAVYQSKLDGIRRLEARHAAR, encoded by the coding sequence ATGATCGGTTGGAATGCGTTAGTCCTGCTCGCCGCCAGCAGCGTGGCCTTTGCCGCGCCTCCGACGCCCTTCGCTCCCGCTCCCGCTCCCGTCACGGTGCCAACGCCGGAGCAGGTAATGGCCATCCCGCCCGAAATCCACGCGCAGCTGCAGGAGCGCGTCATCAAGGTGGCCAATTCCCCGGAGCAACGCCTGCATCTGCTCGTTGAGCTCGTATTCCGGCCCGAAGGCTTGGCCTTGGAATATGAAACCGCCGCCACCTTGACCGTCGCCGAGACCTGGCAGCGGCGCCGTGCCAACTGCCTGTCCTTCACCCTGCTGTTTGTCGCCCTGGCCCGCGAGGTTGGCCTGGAGGCACGGATGCAGGAAGTCGGCCAGGTGGTGACCTGGTATCAGGACCAGGGTCTGATCTTCAACGCTGGCCACGTCAACGTCGGCATGCGCGTGGGGGGCCGCAGCGCCACCCTCGACCTGGACAGCAACGTGCTCTACGACCGCCGCGGTCCACAACCCATCAGTGACCGTCGCGCGCTCGCCCATTTCTACAACAACCGCGGGGCCGAACAACTCGCCGCACGTGATTACGCGGGCGCCCGCGCTTACTTCGACGCGGCATTGCGGATGGAACCGCGCTTCGCCCCGGGCTGGAGCAACCTGGGCGTGCTCGAATCGCGGGTAAACGACCTCGACGCTGCAGCACGGGATCTGGAAACCGCATTGTCAATCAACGCCTCACACGCGCCGGCCCTGCAGAACGCCACCAACCTCTACCAACGCATGGGCAACAGCCGTCGCGTCGCACAGCTGCAGACACGATTGGAACAGGTCCGTGCACGCGATCCGTTCTACCAGTACATGCAGGGCACCGCCGCCGAGCGTGCTGGCAACTACGCCACGGCCGTGCACTATTACCGCGAAGCAGTGAGGTTGTACGGCAACGCCCACCAGTTTCACTTCGGTCTGGCCCGAGCGTATTTCCTCAGTGGCGACAACCATCTGGCGATGCGTGAGATGAAGCGCGCCCGCGACCTGGGCGGCGATCCGATGCGGGCGGTCTACCAGAGCAAGCTGGATGGTATCCGCAGGCTGGAGGCGCGCCACGCGGCGCGCTGA
- a CDS encoding virulence factor family protein, with protein MARVMWGMWVLAMSLWAAPAMAAEQVSHGRFEHVPVLLPSAPVQRVVLWFADASAPAERQARLQALRDDGAMVVDIDTRHLYQVLTREGAHCGFSAGDVENFSRYVQAYYHVPTYRLPILGGDGAGAALAYAVATQAGPDVFAGLLTEGFCPELRNATMTCGDAIKGQTLLPQPLHFPWLNAVAGKGQTCPAKEIAAFTAAVPWARQFARTAAGSALPGEVAAARVLGAQRGVSLPAVPQDLDGLPLVEVPASGQGDTFAVFVSGDGGWAGLDKDVASALAKAGIPVVGVDSLRYFWSERTPAGFATDLDRIARYYANHWQRPKLLLIGFSQGADVLPAAINKLPPATAQMLRMSALMSMGERADYEFHVSNWISSGGDDGLPIAPEVRRMAADSTLCIYGADDSDALCPKLPAGSAQLIKLPGDHHFEGDYEGLAKVILQRVQGP; from the coding sequence ATGGCACGTGTGATGTGGGGAATGTGGGTGCTGGCAATGAGCCTGTGGGCGGCGCCAGCAATGGCGGCCGAACAGGTCAGCCATGGACGCTTCGAACATGTGCCGGTGCTGCTGCCGAGTGCGCCGGTACAGCGCGTGGTGTTGTGGTTCGCTGATGCGTCAGCTCCAGCGGAACGGCAGGCTCGACTGCAGGCGCTGCGTGATGACGGCGCGATGGTGGTCGACATCGACACCCGCCATCTGTATCAGGTGCTGACCAGGGAGGGCGCGCACTGTGGTTTTTCCGCAGGCGACGTCGAGAATTTCTCGCGCTATGTGCAGGCTTACTACCACGTGCCGACCTACCGCCTGCCCATCCTCGGCGGTGATGGTGCCGGTGCGGCGCTGGCCTATGCGGTCGCTACACAGGCTGGGCCGGACGTATTTGCCGGCTTGTTGACCGAAGGTTTCTGCCCGGAGCTGCGCAACGCGACGATGACCTGCGGCGATGCCATCAAGGGCCAGACGCTGTTGCCGCAGCCCCTGCATTTCCCCTGGTTGAACGCGGTTGCCGGCAAGGGTCAGACTTGCCCGGCGAAGGAAATTGCTGCATTCACTGCGGCGGTGCCGTGGGCGCGCCAGTTCGCGCGTACCGCTGCGGGTAGTGCCTTGCCTGGTGAGGTAGCTGCCGCACGGGTGCTGGGTGCACAACGCGGTGTCAGCTTGCCTGCGGTGCCGCAGGATCTGGACGGTCTGCCGCTGGTGGAAGTGCCGGCCAGCGGGCAGGGCGACACCTTCGCGGTGTTCGTCTCCGGCGATGGCGGTTGGGCGGGGTTGGATAAGGATGTGGCCAGCGCCTTGGCGAAGGCTGGAATTCCGGTGGTCGGGGTGGACTCTTTGCGCTACTTCTGGAGCGAACGCACGCCGGCGGGATTTGCGACCGACCTGGATCGTATCGCGCGCTATTACGCCAACCACTGGCAACGACCGAAGCTGCTGCTGATTGGTTTCTCGCAAGGCGCGGATGTGCTGCCTGCGGCCATCAACAAGCTACCGCCAGCCACCGCGCAGATGCTGCGCATGAGCGCACTGATGTCGATGGGCGAGCGCGCCGACTATGAATTCCATGTCAGCAACTGGATTTCCAGTGGCGGCGATGATGGTTTGCCGATCGCGCCGGAGGTACGGCGCATGGCCGCTGACAGCACTTTGTGCATCTACGGCGCCGATGACAGTGACGCTCTGTGCCCGAAGTTGCCGGCCGGTAGCGCGCAGCTGATCAAGCTGCCGGGCGATCACCATTTTGAAGGCGATTACGAAGGCCTGGCGAAAGTGATACTGCAGCGTGTGCAGGGGCCGTAG
- the thpR gene encoding RNA 2',3'-cyclic phosphodiesterase, which yields MTKQLSSTEAQMTLGLGSDIPTERLFFAVMPDPMTAERVAELADGLREEHGLAGHPLAPERLHVTLHHLGDYAGLPPSLLPKVRQAAARVRMPEFEVCFDQVGSFAGSVNNPFVLRSEYGAELLNGLHEELARCLQGVGGKLDPRFTPHMTLLYDRRRLPIQPVQPFRWFVREFVLVRSFLGQGRYQIEGRWQLG from the coding sequence ATGACGAAGCAGCTTTCCTCCACCGAGGCCCAGATGACACTGGGCCTGGGCAGCGATATTCCAACCGAACGCCTGTTCTTTGCCGTGATGCCGGACCCGATGACGGCCGAGCGCGTGGCCGAGCTGGCCGATGGTCTGCGCGAGGAGCATGGTTTGGCGGGACACCCGTTGGCGCCTGAACGCCTGCATGTGACCCTGCATCACCTGGGCGACTATGCCGGCCTGCCGCCGAGCCTGCTGCCCAAGGTGCGCCAGGCCGCTGCGCGGGTGCGCATGCCCGAGTTCGAGGTCTGCTTTGATCAGGTGGGCAGCTTTGCCGGCAGCGTGAATAACCCGTTCGTGCTGCGCAGTGAATACGGCGCCGAGTTGTTGAATGGCCTGCATGAAGAACTGGCGCGCTGCCTGCAGGGCGTGGGCGGCAAGCTGGACCCGCGTTTCACCCCGCATATGACCCTGCTGTACGACCGCCGCCGCCTGCCGATCCAGCCGGTGCAGCCGTTCCGCTGGTTCGTGCGTGAATTCGTGCTGGTGCGCAGTTTCCTCGGCCAGGGCCGTTACCAGATCGAAGGCCGCTGGCAGCTGGGCTGA
- the mprF gene encoding bifunctional lysylphosphatidylglycerol flippase/synthetase MprF codes for MTASSTSSESSMPGWRRVAAILVTLAIMAMALHALAGEFSDHGYHQIRAAVRGLSWSQLGMATLLGMASYACLIGFDAIGLRRAKHPLPAARVGITAFLAHAAGQTLGFAALTGGAIRVRSYGSAGLSLAEIGQVVLMSTLGFVFGAWLLLGLALLLEPGAAALALPISATAVHALGIGLLVGFAAMLLLVGRDGRSVGWGTHRMWIPDRRTVLEVTALSVVELGLASAAFYVLLPTQAEVGFIGFVGLYLVAVVAGLVSTVPAGLGVFEWSLLKLLPQVAPAAILAAAVAYRITYYLLPLFLSALLAALASVRRPLRSGAGTAWSVIRPWLPQLIALAVFAAGALLLIDGTLPVPHQRVLPALLPIVETSHLLGSLGGVLLLLIGQGLQRRSHSAWMLALALCIALPLPAWLRGGHLTVALTLPLVAIALWAARREFYREGALLDEAWSWPWLRNVALVLVATVWLLFFVYSHVEYQNELWWQFATSGNAPRALRALLLVCIALIVFGLARLLHSTRSPLPLPDAATLEQLRPVLALAQDTQACVAMTGDKAILRSEAGDGFVMLQRYGGSLVAMGDPVGPSQVAAALIWKFREEADRLGLRPVFYQTSDKYWQHYLDLGLTLVKLGEEAMVPLQDFSLAGSERADLRQAWNKGKRAGLSFRLVPASEVPALLGELEEISDAWLDEKAGEEKGFSLGSFEPGYMSRFPVAVVEAEGRIVAFANIWQAPAGHELSVDLMRHRPDAPKGTMDFLFIELFLWGAANGYTRFSLGMAPLTGLAQHRLAGRWNRFANLVARHGERFYGFSGLRRFKSKFAPEWRPRYLAAPGGVHLPAALLDVTRLISLDPSRK; via the coding sequence ATGACCGCGTCTTCCACGTCTTCGGAATCCTCCATGCCGGGTTGGCGGCGTGTTGCCGCCATCCTCGTCACCCTCGCCATCATGGCAATGGCGCTGCATGCCTTGGCCGGCGAGTTCAGCGATCACGGTTACCACCAGATCCGTGCCGCCGTGCGCGGTCTCTCGTGGTCGCAACTGGGCATGGCGACGCTGCTGGGCATGGCCAGCTATGCCTGCCTGATCGGATTCGATGCCATCGGCCTGCGCCGTGCGAAGCATCCACTGCCTGCGGCCCGTGTTGGCATCACCGCCTTCCTGGCCCACGCCGCCGGGCAGACCCTGGGTTTTGCCGCGCTGACGGGTGGTGCCATCCGCGTACGCAGCTACGGCAGTGCCGGGCTCAGCCTTGCCGAGATTGGCCAGGTGGTGCTGATGAGCACCCTGGGTTTCGTATTCGGTGCCTGGCTGCTGCTTGGCCTGGCCTTGCTGCTGGAACCAGGTGCCGCCGCGCTGGCATTGCCGATCTCGGCCACGGCGGTGCATGCGCTCGGCATCGGCTTGCTGGTCGGTTTCGCCGCGATGCTGCTGTTGGTTGGCCGCGACGGCCGCAGCGTCGGTTGGGGCACGCACCGGATGTGGATTCCTGACCGTCGCACGGTGCTGGAAGTCACCGCGTTGAGCGTGGTCGAGTTGGGCCTGGCCTCGGCCGCGTTCTACGTGCTGTTGCCGACGCAGGCCGAGGTCGGCTTCATCGGCTTCGTCGGCCTGTATCTGGTGGCGGTGGTGGCTGGGCTGGTGTCCACGGTGCCGGCAGGCTTGGGCGTGTTCGAGTGGAGCCTGCTCAAGTTGCTGCCGCAGGTGGCACCGGCCGCGATCCTCGCTGCCGCGGTGGCTTACCGCATCACCTACTACCTGCTGCCCTTGTTCCTGTCCGCACTGCTGGCGGCCCTTGCCAGCGTGCGCCGCCCGCTGCGCAGTGGCGCCGGGACTGCGTGGTCGGTAATACGGCCGTGGCTGCCGCAGTTGATCGCGCTGGCCGTATTTGCGGCCGGTGCTCTGTTGCTGATCGACGGCACGTTGCCAGTGCCCCATCAGCGGGTGCTGCCAGCATTGCTGCCGATCGTGGAAACCTCGCACCTGCTGGGCAGTCTGGGCGGCGTGTTGCTGCTGCTGATCGGCCAGGGACTGCAGCGCCGGAGCCATTCTGCGTGGATGCTGGCGCTGGCGCTATGCATCGCCCTGCCGCTGCCGGCGTGGCTGCGCGGCGGCCACCTCACCGTCGCCCTGACCCTGCCCTTGGTCGCAATCGCGCTGTGGGCGGCACGGCGCGAGTTCTACCGCGAAGGCGCCCTGCTCGACGAGGCATGGTCCTGGCCATGGCTGCGCAATGTCGCCCTGGTGCTGGTCGCCACCGTGTGGCTGCTGTTCTTCGTCTACAGCCATGTCGAATACCAGAACGAGCTGTGGTGGCAGTTCGCCACCTCCGGCAATGCGCCACGCGCGCTACGCGCTTTGCTGCTGGTCTGCATCGCGCTGATCGTGTTCGGGTTGGCACGTCTGCTGCACAGCACCCGCAGCCCGCTGCCGCTGCCGGATGCGGCAACGCTGGAACAACTGCGTCCGGTACTGGCCTTGGCCCAGGACACCCAGGCCTGCGTGGCGATGACCGGCGACAAGGCGATCCTGCGCAGCGAGGCTGGCGATGGCTTCGTGATGCTGCAGCGTTACGGCGGCTCGTTGGTGGCGATGGGTGACCCGGTTGGGCCATCGCAGGTGGCAGCCGCGCTGATCTGGAAATTCCGCGAGGAAGCCGACCGGCTCGGCCTGCGCCCGGTGTTCTACCAGACCAGCGACAAGTACTGGCAGCACTACCTGGATCTTGGCCTGACCCTGGTCAAACTGGGCGAGGAAGCAATGGTGCCGCTGCAGGACTTCAGCCTGGCCGGCAGCGAACGCGCGGATCTGCGCCAGGCCTGGAACAAGGGCAAGCGCGCTGGACTGAGCTTCAGGCTGGTGCCGGCCAGCGAGGTGCCGGCCTTGCTGGGAGAGCTGGAAGAAATCTCGGACGCATGGTTGGACGAAAAAGCCGGCGAAGAAAAAGGCTTCTCATTGGGCAGCTTCGAGCCCGGCTACATGAGCCGTTTCCCGGTGGCGGTGGTCGAAGCGGAAGGACGTATCGTCGCCTTCGCCAATATCTGGCAGGCACCGGCGGGTCATGAGCTGTCGGTTGACCTGATGCGGCATCGCCCGGATGCACCCAAGGGCACGATGGATTTCCTGTTCATCGAGTTGTTCCTGTGGGGCGCTGCCAATGGCTATACCCGCTTCTCGCTGGGCATGGCGCCATTGACTGGCCTGGCCCAGCACCGACTGGCCGGGCGCTGGAACCGCTTCGCCAACCTGGTCGCGCGCCATGGCGAGCGTTTCTATGGCTTCAGCGGGCTGCGCCGCTTCAAGTCCAAGTTCGCACCGGAGTGGCGGCCGCGCTATCTGGCCGCACCGGGTGGCGTGCACCTACCAGCGGCACTGCTGGATGTGACCCGGTTGATTTCGTTGGATCCAAGCAGGAAATAG
- a CDS encoding RNA polymerase sigma factor yields MLDATVTATAPSPPVVVDDAALARAAAAGDTRAYERIYRRHSPRLYALLWRLCGGNAARAEDVLQETFIQAWRKLPQFRFESALATWLHRLAVNTALMELRATTFESLDIGESGMDLLAEMADTPRCHATDMDLERALLTLPPRARAVLVLHDIEGWKHQEIAVELQMAVGSSKAQLHRARSLLRTRLGDA; encoded by the coding sequence ATGCTCGACGCCACCGTGACCGCCACTGCTCCCTCTCCGCCCGTCGTCGTCGATGACGCCGCGCTGGCCCGTGCCGCCGCGGCTGGTGATACCCGCGCCTACGAACGGATCTACCGGCGCCATTCGCCGCGTCTGTACGCCTTGCTGTGGCGTCTGTGCGGTGGCAACGCTGCGCGCGCCGAGGATGTGCTGCAGGAAACCTTCATCCAGGCCTGGCGCAAGCTGCCGCAGTTCCGCTTCGAGAGCGCGCTGGCCACCTGGTTGCATCGGTTGGCGGTGAACACGGCGCTGATGGAGCTGCGCGCGACCACCTTCGAGTCATTGGATATCGGCGAGTCGGGGATGGATCTGCTGGCCGAGATGGCCGACACACCACGCTGCCATGCCACCGACATGGACCTTGAGCGTGCGCTGCTGACCCTGCCGCCACGCGCCCGCGCGGTGCTGGTGCTGCATGACATTGAAGGCTGGAAACACCAGGAAATCGCCGTGGAACTGCAGATGGCTGTCGGCAGTTCCAAGGCCCAGTTGCATCGTGCGCGCAGCTTGTTGCGCACGCGGCTTGGAGACGCATGA